In Drosophila pseudoobscura strain MV-25-SWS-2005 chromosome 4, UCI_Dpse_MV25, whole genome shotgun sequence, the following proteins share a genomic window:
- the LOC6902632 gene encoding uncharacterized protein isoform X6 has translation MSSGYGQRGAGGGGSGGGGYEAPACVQNAMMTKDKKPFTYTPGGIDLSQIRSERMAKRLARNAQSEGATGAAQQNRPAQPQSPGGAPNAANAMGAAAMGMPFQVLPPPPPPPQPQTQGKNGSQFGAAAAAAPPPPPPQQPSTLAPPTGRLSAPGSPATARKSPTPQRFEPPPLGFRPEIKIPANPMAALRKVPPPVEKNTFWKDEYVKDRSKSPLPETTSTTSNQNGDYNGSNGSNYNNSDAVDGPKSFDNSSNNNCNSYSPYTPTQPQQPKTPPMQQQQQQQQAYQQQQYPTPPATPLQYQQEQQSPRQEFRSVAMPTSPAVSVYTRQTESPRSPFERQTESPRSPFEQQRSPAANSPLANAPQQQQQQQQQQQQQQQQQQQQQQQAAQSVPWRTQRAQPAPQQQQAPQHPQPIYNNVQQQQQQQQQQQQQQQQQQQQRSRDVFSPGRIETSAATNFNAQPLQQQNFGQQQTQYPGAAKPTNVGSLYIAPLAQPTEPQAQRILLQQQQQTPSRDSPMRQLPQQQQQQLQQQQQQQPQQPQSNQPLRWLSSQPASKEQAPWARPEENGNVLPSTLRQTTPAPQSQPQQPPQSQTSFYQPQLVQGNGYGPTAGPVSAPSAAIGQQNFGSHPQAGGLRLQINLNTNGSNNNTTQSGPRERIIPITLEQTPTYAAAQPNFGAPGGHIIRSANQFVDQGYNNYPAQSSHPHTQWREPSSQRVLSPNLQAPPTGNGISSSNGNANGARIIPISIEGGRGGPVSQSPVLLQNGNYNVYVHQCPLEAEILYRKNRLSDPRSPPIQSKSFRILQKITDTVDDGSGGEPPRQESPLQQPASLDEAGVPQLQRPQFARQMSAQQARNSPTIEQMRRLQLAQDQQQSGTPLAWSPQGNGVLAQNRFTPQRYDTPQQQSQQYVPPSEQQVPEPKKYTGSAIPSRSFKILQAMTTPENAEHKIHTELDSDLENVELNEIPNNNNYNQNTENTENTQNNNHNQHNNEINSKTNKRHSYTSSTPTPTPTTDHTQATYSSNSSLSSADSSCPPRSQSVPPHYPYAYGYPYPWYMPPPPGDAAPMAPSHWPYPYPYPPPPPPPHHAVEGKPADVYPPYSYYYPYPYPPTMPPYGQPPSGGDAQPPAGYPPFHAMPPYGHPYPYPVAPSYSQSSNDESRASSVLPDIIITPSTDDMPSQVIMQHHIKVEPRDSPKRAHSVEIEELVSRPKTRNICTSKHEVIDMLSQRLANINKIAGGNTHANLSKQLQKDYAGEQSKELGARSPSENASIDDSDSEEETSDDEDEEEDTPKHASRPAPLQAIKSVTNVQVYKGKALDQHLDSESSDNEDDDDEDEDVTTADEMFDEEEQVEEEQEALIEEIDDDYVVEEDLSVIYEEESELERSSEYAKTVIRRDDSRSTLVDDIEKQIEDNDNDDDDESNSVTVRLPLRFSFSRSSNDEKIATVQVGNTTQIEEKRQSIVNSAESKRSSFSVAKVESADEDEDDDCEVSVTISLSNSSRSNSVEKYRPTEAYSVEEMATPLKGSKEDVSASFSLGMRNKLLGETIANDVTNNISRAKAEPEPQAKTVEETVNAPTEDFDFFATLMATKMQAQKMMEQSKNFWKTTNTEPAPLEPKVKATDTPQLRAKENSAEPKPARPKSADMSKAQASLEAAKNSFWSTFATASQEQEQPAPPMENQEGMDFWGSIDKKKKIESGEKQWTKNKKTVTYTPLKKETATRVEHWTTTLRAHVESMPLAQKAEVHFVVEEKPMEIEKTKEQEQNEDFSASEDQSRAAYKEDLENELTFEAEMDNWNGQQDEQQDEEDADFWADNKSTASSNEDEKASGRFAYDPTKYPEEPREVDTDEEIDFWAEIEAKRKPDDDDDVTFHRSATFWARKERQNSVEETPYKPVEIKAFRAKLPDEPAVAIDVWATLEAARGTEPEIVDPVVEEEKVLAEQYEELHHDTPEEEEKEETQDQPVDEVPESNLHMVDTMSLASMHEPATVYTWAAPLEESYEDVGEPDFWADIEEDRAKKEQGEEVEQKRHNYRKAMAFFNTSIDGQQSPPQPSTSPTPNRHSVILEAEESQDLDLGPPGEYEIVGEDGAIMEEHKPQTAEADEEERGAPTPTNFEPHLPELYVEPEPEMKRLANGLPDLDVDKFSEAPKISVRDRISAFEVSSDQDAPSSKALTIQSLSVDSGHGKGTLSRNSSTQRSESEIEEDDSGVTDMNRQLSETDTESESFPELRKMTSYQRAATHSRLFKLLQDENDLPEAAAQADEFQLKPSRRKIVHNVSITRRQNPNALGEAESMTQRRERLSLPLRKNTSIDADNPSTPNSPASPIMGPSAKNQRVVSDKLVNELVQSLLLKSDSTHLRNLPMERLQAAAKRALVEEMDSAQENSSLDSTPAPTPKQDKEYADYYNSWCDASGSGEEVVPSKAFRALQDPRRSPWTVRCPRVLSSKTINRDLARVTESPEIASGRGSKSPECFRQQSQSRERSVSSWRRV, from the exons CTATGGACAACGcggggcaggaggaggcggctcAGGAGGTGGAGGCTACGAGGCCCCGGCCTGCGTACAGAATGCGATGATGACAAAAGACAAGAAGCCGTTCACCTACACCCCAGGCGGCATAGATCTCTCCCAGATCCGGTCGGAGCGCATGGCCAAACGGTTGGCGCGCAACGCCCAGTCGGAGGGTGCCACAGGAGCCGCCCAACAAAACAGACCCGCCCAGCCACAATCGCCAGGGGGAGCCCCCAATGCGGCCAACGCGATGGGCGCAGCTGCCATGGGGATGCCTTTCCAggtgctgccgccgccgccaccgccaccgcaaCCACAGACACAGGGTAAGAACGGCTCTCAATttggtgccgctgctgctgctgcacccccaccaccacccccccaaCAACCCAGCACACTAGCGCCACCCACGGGCCGACTCAGTGCCCCAGGTTCGCCTGCCACGGCCCGCAAGTCTCCGACCCCGCAGCGCTTCGAGCCTCCCCCATTGGGCTTCCGTCCGGAAATCAAGATTCCGGCGAACCCAATGGCCGCTCTGCGAAAGGTCCCACCACCGGTGGAGAAGAACACATTCTGGAAGGATGAGTATGTCAAGGACCGCTCCAAGAGTCCCCTGCCAGAGACtaccagcaccaccagcaaccAAAATGGAGACTACAATGGCAGCAATGGAAGCAATTACAACAACTCAGACGCTGTCGATG GTCCAAAATCGTttgacaacagcagcaacaacaactgcaacagctATAGCCCCTACACACCCACTCAGCCACAGCAACCCAAGACCCCAcccatgcaacagcagcagcagcaacagcaagcgtatcagcagcagcagtatccTACGCCGCCTGCCACTCCGCTGCAGtatcagcaggagcagcagtcgCCGCGTCAGGAGTTCCGCAGTGTGGCCATGCCCACATCGCCAGCTGTCAGCGTCTACACACGTCAGACGGAAAGTCCTCGCTCTCCCTTCGAGCGTCAGACGGAGAGTCCCCGCTCGCCCTTTGAGCAGCAACGATCACCAGCAGCCAACTCTCCCCTGGCTAATGcaccgcaacaacaacagcagcaacagcagcagcaacagcagcagcaacaacagcagcaacagcagcagcaacaggcagccCAATCCGTGCCGTGGCGTACACAGCGTGCTCAGCCTgccccacagcagcagcaggccccaCAGCATCCACAGCCCATCTACAACAatgtacagcagcagcagcagcagcagcagcaacagcaacagcaacagcaacagcaacagcaacaaagatCTCGCGATGTCTTCAGCCCAGGACGGATTGAGACATCAGCAGCAACCAATTTCAATGCACAGCCGCTGCAGCAACAGAACTTTGGCCAGCAACAAACACAATATCCAGGAGCAGCAAAGCCG ACCAACGTTGGATCGCTCTACATTGCTCCCCTGGCTCAGCCCACAGAGCCCCAGGCACAGCGCATTCtgctccagcaacagcagcaaacaccGTCCCGCGACTCGCCCATGCGTCAGttgccacaacagcagcaacagcaactacaacagcagcagcagcagcaaccacagcAACCGCAGAGCAACCAACCGCTGCGTTGGCTCAGCTCTCAGCCAGCAAGCAAGGAACAGGCACCCTGGGCTCGTCCCGAGGAAAATGGCAATGTACTGCCCTCGACCTTGAGGCAGACCACGCCGgcgccccagtcccagccacagcagccgccACAGTCTCAGACATCTTTCTACCAGCCACAATTGGTACAAGGCAATGGCTATGGCCCCACTGCGGGTCCTGTTTCGGCTCCGTCTGCAGCAATCGGTCAGCAGAACTTTGGATCGCATCCTCAGGCAGGGGGACTGCGCTTGCAGATCAACTTGAACACGAAtggcagcaacaataataCCACTCAAAGCGGTCCAAGG GAGCGCATCATACCCATAACACTGGAGCAGACCCCAACCTATGCCGCTGCACAACCCAACTTTGGTG CGCCTGGTGGGCACATAATACGCTCAGCTAATCAATTTGTCGATCAAGGTTACAACAATTATCCAGCCCAGTCCAGCCACCCGCACACGCAGTGGCGTGAGCCCAGCTCCCAGCGTGTCCTGTCGCCCAACCTCCAGGCTCCTCCAACGGGCAACgggatcagcagcagcaacgggaATGCCAATGGAGCGCGGATTATACCCATTTCGATTGAGGGCGGACGGGGGGGACCCGTCTCCCAGTCTCCAGTGCTGCTTCAAAA TGGCAATTACAATGTGTATGTGCACCAGTGTCCGCTCGAGGCGGAGATACTCTACAGAAAGAATCGTCTCAG CGATCCGCGCTCACCGCCCATCCAATCGAAATCGTTTAGAATATTGCAAAAGATAACCGACACGGTGGACGATGGCAGCGGTGGAGAGCCCCCGCGCCAAGAGTCCCCGCTGCAGCAGCCAGCGTCCCTGGACGAGGCCGGGGTGCCGCAGTTGCAGCGGCCCCAGTTCGCGCGCCAGATGAGCGCCCAGCAGGCACGCAATAGTCCGACCATTGAGCAGATGAGGCGCCTGCAACTGGCCCAGGATCAGCAGCAGTCGGGTACGCCTTTAGCTTGGTCCCCGCAAG GTAACGGAGTCTTGGCCCAGAATCGCTTTACGCCCCAACGTTATG ATACACCCCAACAACAATCACAGCAATATGTGCCGCCCAGTGAACAGCAGGTGCCGGAACCGAAGAAATATACCGGCAGTGCTATACCCAGTCGATCATTCAAAATCCTACAGGCAATGACAACACCCGAAAATGCCG AACATAAAATTCACACCGAGCTGGACTCGGATTTGGAAAATGTTGAATTGAACGAAATcccaaataataataactataatcaaaatactgaaaatactgaaaatactcaaaataataatcataatcagCATAACAATGAGATTAACAGTAAAACCAATAAACGTCACAGTTACACATCAtccacacccacccccacacccaccacaGACCACACCCAGGCCACATATTCATCCAATTCATCCCTCAGCTCAGCCGACAGCTCGTGTCCCCCGCGCTCTCAGTCAGTGCCTCCACACTATCCCTATGCCTATGGCTATCCGTATCCCTGGTATATGCCACCGCCCCCTGGAGACGCAGCTCCAATGGCCCCATCCCATTGGCCGTATCCTTATCCCTAtcccccaccaccgccgccgccgcatcATGCGGTGGAGGGAAAGCCAGCCGATGTATATCCGCCCTACTCGTACTACTATCCGTACCCGTATCCGCCCACAATGCCGCCCTACGGACAGCCACCAAGTGGCGGCGATGCTCAGCCTCCGGCTGGGTATCCACCGTTCCATGCCATGCCTCCCTACGGTCATCCGTATCCCTACCCAGTAGCCCCCAGCTACAGTCAGAGCTCCAACGATGAGAGTCGCGCCAGCAGCGTGCTCCCGGACATCATCATCACGCCCAGCACCGATGACATGCCCTCACAGGTGATCATGCAGCATCACATCAAGGTGGAGCCTCGCGATTCGCCCAAGCGGGCCCACTCTGTGGAGATCGAGGAGCTGGTGAGCAGGCCCAAGACCCGGAATATCTGCACCAGCAAGCACGAGGTCATCGATATGCTCAGCCAGCGTCTGGCCAACATTAACAAGATTGCCGGCGGCAACACCCATGCGAATCTCTCCAAGCAGCTCCAGAAGGACTATGCGGGCGAGCAGTCCAAGGAACTCGGAGCGAGATCTCCCAGCGAGAACGCTTCGATAGATGACAGCGATTCTGAGGAAGAGACCAGCGATgatgaggacgaggaggaggatacTCCAAAGCACGCAAGTCGACCAGCTCCTTTGCAGGCAATCAAGTCAGTGACCAACGTGCAGGTCTACAAAGGCAAAGCATTGGATCAGCATTTGGACTCGGAGAGCAGCGATaatgaggatgatgatgatgaggatgaggatgtgACCACAGCGGATGAGATGTTTGACGAAGAAGAACAGGTCGAGGAAGAGCAGGAGGCTCTCATTGAAGAAATCGATGATGATTATGTGGTCGAAGAAGACCTGAGCGTCATATACGAGGAGGAAAGTGAGCTGGAACGCAGTAGTGAATATGCCAAGACTGTCATCCGAAGGGACGATTCCAGGTCTACCCTTGTGGACGACATAGAGAAGCAAATAGAGGATAAcgacaatgatgatgatgacgagtCCAACTCGGTAACCGTTCGCCTGCCGTTGCGTTTCTCCTTCAGTCGCAGCTCCAACGATGAGAAAATAGCCACCGTCCAGGTTGGCAATACCACCCAAATCGAAGAGAAGCGCCAGAGCATCGTCAATAGTGCGGAGAGCAAGCGCAGCTCCTTCAGTGTGGCAAAAGTAGAGAGCGCagatgaggacgaggacgacgactgTGAGGTGAGTGTAACCATAAGTCTGTCCAACTCATCGCGCTCCAACTCGGTGGAAAAGTACAGACCTACAGAGGCCTATTCCGTTGAAGAGATGGCCACACCTCTCAAGGGCAGCAAGGAAGACGTATCCGCCTCTTTCTCCCTGGGCATGCGCAACAAGCTCTTGGGCGAGACCATAGCCAACGATGTGACCAACAACATATCTCGGGCCAAAGCAGAGCCTGAACCGCAAGCCAAAACTGTCGAAGAGACTGTCAATGCTCCAACGGAGGACTTTGACTTCTTTGCCACGTTGATGGCCACAAAAATGCAGGCACAGAAAATGATGGAACAGTCCAAAAACTTCTGGAAAACCACCAACACAGAACCAGCCCCATTAGAGCCGAAAGTAAAGGCTACCGACACTCCCCAACTAAGGGCCAAGGAGAACAGCGCCGAACCCAAGCCAGCCAGGCCCAAATCGGCTGATATGTCTAAGGCACAGGCTTCCTTGGAGGCAGCGAAGAACAGCTTCTGGTCCACATTCGCGACAGCTTCTCAAGAGCAGGAACAACCAGCCCCGCCAATGGAGAATCAAGAAGGGATGGATTTCTGGGGGAGTATAgacaagaaaaagaaaattgagTCGGGAGAAAAACAGTGgacaaaaaataagaaaactgTTACCTATACTCCCCTAAAGAAGGAGACGGCGACAAGAGTGGAGCACTGGACAACAACACTGCGGGCTCACGTGGAATCCATGCCATTGGCCCAAAAAGCTGAGGTTCATTTTGTGGTGGAAGAAAAGCCCATGGAAATCGAGAAGACAAaagagcaggaacagaacgAGGACTTCTCGGCTTCGGAAGATCAGTCAAGGGCCGCCTACAAAGAAGACTTGGAGAATGAACTTACATTTGAGGCTGAGATGGATAACTGGAATGGCCAACAGGATGAGCAGCAGGATGAGGAGGACGCGGACTTCTGGGCCGACAACAAGTCTACAGCGAGCAGCAACGAGGACGAGAAGGCCTCGGGACGCTTTGCTTACGATCCCACGAAATACCCCGAGGAGCCCCGAGAGGTGGACACTGACGAAGAAATTGATTTCTGGGCCGAGATCGAGGCGAAGAGGAAgccagacgacgacgatgatgtgACCTTCCACAGGTCGGCCACCTTCTGGGCCCGAAAAGAGCGTCAGAATTCTGTGGAGGAAACCCCATACAAGCCGGTGGAAATCAAAGCCTTCAGAGCCAAGCTGCCCGATGAGCCTGCCGTGGCAATCGATGTGTGGGCCACACTGGAGGCAGCACGTggcacagagccagagattGTCGATCCCGTTGTGGAGGAGGAAAAGGTTCTCGCCGAGCAATACGAGGAGCTGCACCACGACACTCCTGAGGAAGAGGAAAAGGAGGAAACACAGGACCAACCCGTGGACGAGGTGCCCGAGAGCAATCTCCATATGGTAGATACCATGTCGCTAGCCTCCATGCACGAGCCGGCCACAGTCTATACCTGGGCTGCACCGCTGGAGGAAAGCTATGAGGATGTTggggagcccgacttctgggcCGACATCGAAGAGGATCGCGCCAAGAAGGAGCAGGGCGAGGAAGTCGAGCAGAAGCGACACAACTACCGGAAGGCCATGGCCTTCTTCAACACATCCATCGATGGCCAGCAGTCGCCACCGCAGCCCAGTACCAGTCCAACACCCAATCGCCACAGCGTTATCCTGGAGGCTGAGGAGTCCCAAGACCTCGACCTGGGTCCACCGGGAGAATACGAGATTGTAGGCGAGGATGGGGCGATTATGGAGGAGCATAAGCCCCAGACCGCTGAGGCAGACGAAGAGGAGCGTGGAGCTCCCACTCCGACCAACTTTGAGCCACACCTTCCAGAGTTGTATGtcgagcccgagccagagaTGAAGCGCTTGGCCAATGGACTGCCCGACCTGGACGTGGATAAGTTCAGTGAGGCGCCCAAAATCTCAGTGCGCGACCGCATCAGCGCCTTTGAGGTTAGTTCCGATCAAGATGCACCCAGCTCCAAGGCATTGACCATTCAGTCGCTATCCGTGGACAGTGGTCATGGAAAGGGGACACTGtcccgcaacagcagcacgcAACGCTCCGAGTCGGAGATCGAGGAGGATGACTCGGGCGTCACGGATATGAATCGACAGCTGTCAGAGACGGACACCGAGTCCGAGAGCTTCCCGGAGCTGCGGAAGATGACCAGCTACCAGCGAGCCGCCACACATTCCAGACTCTTTAAGCTGCTGCAGGACGAGAATGACCTGCCCGAGGCAGCGGCCCAGGCTGATGAGTTCCAGCTGAAGCCCAGCCGGCGCAAGATCGTCCACAATGTGTCCATTACCCGGCGCCAGAATCCCAACGCACTGGGCGAGGCCGAGAGCATGACCCAGCGACGGGAGCGCCTCTCACTGCCGCTGCGCAAGAACACCAGCATCGATGCGGACAATCCCTCGACGCCCAACAGCCCGGCCTCCCCCATCATGGGGCCCTCGGCCAAGAACCAGCGCGTGGTCAGTGACAAGCTCGTCAACGAACTGGTCCAGAGCCTACTCCTCAAGAGCGACAGCACACATCTGCGCAATCTTCCCATGGAGCGGCTGCAGGCAGCCGCCAAGCGGGCCCTGGTCGAGGAGATGGACTCCGCCCAGGAGAACAGTTCGCTGGACAGCACGCCCGCACCCACGCCAAAGCAGGACAAGGAGTACGCCGACTACTACAACAGCTGGTGCGACGCCAGCGGCAGTGGCGAGGAGGTTGTACCCTCGAAGGCCTTCCGAGCACTCCAGGATCCGCGCCGCAGCCCCTGGACGGTGCGCTGTCCGCGGGTGCTCAGCTCAAAGACCATCAACCGCGATTTGGCCAGGGTCACGGAATCGCCAGAGATCGCCAGCGGTCGCGGCAGTAAGAGTCCAGAGTGCTTCCGTCAGCAATCCCAGTCCAGGGAACGGTCGGTCAGCAGTTGGCGCAGGGTCTAA